A segment of the Pseudoalteromonas sp. DL-6 genome:
TCACCATCGTCAGATGATTGAACGGTTACATTCGCTTTACCGTAAATGTCTACTTCTGCAAGCGCATTAAAAGATAAACCACTAAGTAAGGCTAAGCACAAGCTCGATTTTACAAATTTCATGTTATTTCCTCGATAATCACAATAGGCTAATTTTTAAAACAGCAGCAGTGTGTCACCACTAAATGACAAAAATATTACAAACGACATATTTTTGTCTTTTTAAGTTAATAAAACTGCATTAATTATGAAATCAAAATAACATGTAACTAAAATACGGCCTGATCACTACTTACTTTGTTTCAATAAACTGGGTGTCATTTGCGACAACAAATTAACTAAGGTTTCAATTAACTCTTTCTGCTCGTTATCTCTATGATAGGCAACAAATACATCTCTTGAGGTATTTTCTACCCCTTTAACATGAAAAAGTTCGCCTTTTTCCAAATGATCTTTAACTAATACTTGTGGAATAAACGCACTACCACCGCATTGCAGTATTAAATCAAGCGCTATACGACCAGTGCTAGTTCTAAAATAAGGCGGCGTTTTACCAGTAAACTGACGCGCATGCCAAAGAGAAAACGTGGTTCCCCAATCAACATACACATATTGATTATCAAAGAAGTTATCGCCTGTTGCGGTGTCGTAACCACTCACCGGAATAATAGGTAGTTCACAAATTCGTTCAACCACGAGTTCATCCACTTTTGGCGGATCAAATAAAATGGCGAGATCAAGGGTGCGTTCTAGTAGTAATCGAGTACTCTCTTGTTGCGCTTTCACTTCTGCCACCAGCGATACACCAGGCATAGCCGATACAATATTTGTAATACCAAACTGTAAAAAAGCATCCCAAATATTAGGAGTCCCTGCTAAGCTTATTTGCTTATGCATATTATCTGCAAGTGCAACATCCACTTTGGCTCTTTGCATACCGGTAATAATCATTTGCGCATGCGGTAATAAGCGCTCACCAGGGGCCGTTAGTTGTATATTATTACGCTGGCGAATAAATAAATTTACGCCTAATCCCTGCTCTAATTGACGAATTCGAAAACTCACCGCAGACTGCGTTATGTATAGGTTTTCTGCCGCTTTACCAAAATGGCGAGTACGCACCACTTCGACAAATGTTTTTAATAAATCTATGTCCAATTTTTTATCCTCACGATAAAAATTTTTTGTTTAAAAAAATAGCAATTATGTCCCATACTCCAGCTAATAATTGGTATGAGGGTACAGCTATGAGCAATGATATTTCACTACTTCGTCAAGCATTTGTTAGTCAACGTCAGTTTTATGATGATCAAAACTTTCCACGCGGATTTAGCCGCAGCGGACATTTTACCCTGTTAGAGGCAAGTATTTTAGAACAGCACGGTGTTGTTTTAAAAAGTCTGTATAACAAAACAATTGAGCCACAAAACGAATATCAGCAACAATTTGTAAATGCGGTCAGTGGCATAATTGAGCCAAGTAACCCAATTGAGCGAGCATGGGTTAAATACTTAAAGTTAACAACCTGCAAAACAAAATTTCATACATTATTTGGTCGCTCAAAAATTTCAGGGCCAACACCAATCAGCCAAGATTATTATTCTGAGGCTGACAATTTATAAGTCATTACAATAGTTGCTTTTTGGCGTTTTAGCAGTTACAACTTGTATAAGCAAACACTTTTGCAAAATTTTAAACAGGGCTGTTACGTGACGCACAGAATACTTATTGTTGAAGACACACCCGCAATTGCGCGAGTGCAAAAGCATATCGCGCAAAAAGCGGGCTACGAGGTTGATATCGCTCAGTCGCTGGCTGAGACTAAAGAGCTAATAAGTGAGCACGCTTACTTTTGCGCGGTCGTTGACTTTATATTGCCTGATGCCCCGCGAGGGGAAGCGGTTCCCTGCACGGTTGCAGCAGATATCCCCACCATAGTTATGACGGGCAATATTGATAAACAAACTCGCGACACCGTCGAAAAATACCCTATTATTGATTACATTATCAAAGGCAATAAACAAGCTTATGAATATTTAGAAAAGCAACTTTACCGCCTACCTCGCAATAAACAGGTAAAAGTACTGGTTGTTGATGATTCAGCGTCAACACGCCAATACATATGTAGTTTATTAACACGTCATAAATACCAAGTATTACAAGCAGCCGATGGCATAGAGGCGCTCAAAGAGCTTGAAAATACGCCAGATATTGCTGTAATTATTACCGATAAAGAAATGCCTAACATGGGCGGTGTTGAGCTGTGCAATGAAATTAGGCGGATTTACACTAATGACGAAAAAGCTATTATTGGAATTTCAGGTGCTACGTCGTCTAATTTATCTGCCTTATTTCTAAAAAATGGGGCAAATGATTATTTGTATAAACCTTTTAATAGTGAAGAGTTTTACTGCCGGTTAAGCCAAAACGTCGATATGCTAGAACACATAGCCACCATAAAGCGACAAGCCAATACCGACTATTTAACTAAACTTCCTAATCGTCGTTACTTTTTCGAAGAGGCTAATAAGTCGTTAAAGCAGTTAAAAAAGGCAGAAACACCAGCCATGCTAGCGATGCTTGATATTGATCATTTTAAAGCGATTAACGATACCTATGGCCATGATGCCGGCGATGAAGTGCTAAAAGGGCTTGCGGTGTGTTTTAATAAGTATTTTGAAAACCAATTGGTTGCCCGTTTAGGCGGAGAAGAATTTGCGGTATTTTTTACTGAATTGACCGAACAAGAAGCACTAAAACGACTCGAAAGTTTCAGACTTTTTATTGAGCTTAACAGCCATGAATTTAGCCAAGCACAAATCAAGTTTACGCTGTCGATAGGCTTCAGCCATAGTGAAACCTATCAAATTGACGAGTTATTAAAACAAGCCGACTTAAAGCTCTACAAAGCCAAAGAGTCGGGTCGTAATAAAGTGGTTTAGTTTCTAAACCACTCCGGAGGCAACAATCGCCGCTTTTCTGCGTTTACGCGACTGATGGTATGAATCCCAACTAAAAATAGCCAATGCACTCCAAATACACGCAAAGGTAATTACCCGTTCAGCATCAAACACTTCACCATAAAACACCACTGCTAAAATAAACATTAAGCTAGGGCCTATGTACTGAAAAAACCCAAGCGTTGTGTATTGCAATCGCTTAGCCGCGCCAGTAAAACATAGCAATGGCAGCGTAGTCACTATGCCCGCACTCACTAACAATGCATTAGTTAGCCAATCATTCGCTGGTAAATTAGA
Coding sequences within it:
- a CDS encoding DUF413 domain-containing protein; translated protein: MSNDISLLRQAFVSQRQFYDDQNFPRGFSRSGHFTLLEASILEQHGVVLKSLYNKTIEPQNEYQQQFVNAVSGIIEPSNPIERAWVKYLKLTTCKTKFHTLFGRSKISGPTPISQDYYSEADNL
- a CDS encoding LysR family transcriptional regulator, translated to MDIDLLKTFVEVVRTRHFGKAAENLYITQSAVSFRIRQLEQGLGVNLFIRQRNNIQLTAPGERLLPHAQMIITGMQRAKVDVALADNMHKQISLAGTPNIWDAFLQFGITNIVSAMPGVSLVAEVKAQQESTRLLLERTLDLAILFDPPKVDELVVERICELPIIPVSGYDTATGDNFFDNQYVYVDWGTTFSLWHARQFTGKTPPYFRTSTGRIALDLILQCGGSAFIPQVLVKDHLEKGELFHVKGVENTSRDVFVAYHRDNEQKELIETLVNLLSQMTPSLLKQSK
- a CDS encoding response regulator, whose product is MTHRILIVEDTPAIARVQKHIAQKAGYEVDIAQSLAETKELISEHAYFCAVVDFILPDAPRGEAVPCTVAADIPTIVMTGNIDKQTRDTVEKYPIIDYIIKGNKQAYEYLEKQLYRLPRNKQVKVLVVDDSASTRQYICSLLTRHKYQVLQAADGIEALKELENTPDIAVIITDKEMPNMGGVELCNEIRRIYTNDEKAIIGISGATSSNLSALFLKNGANDYLYKPFNSEEFYCRLSQNVDMLEHIATIKRQANTDYLTKLPNRRYFFEEANKSLKQLKKAETPAMLAMLDIDHFKAINDTYGHDAGDEVLKGLAVCFNKYFENQLVARLGGEEFAVFFTELTEQEALKRLESFRLFIELNSHEFSQAQIKFTLSIGFSHSETYQIDELLKQADLKLYKAKESGRNKVV